In Mustela nigripes isolate SB6536 chromosome 2, MUSNIG.SB6536, whole genome shotgun sequence, a single window of DNA contains:
- the TMPRSS2 gene encoding transmembrane protease serine 2 isoform X1, protein MALNAGSPPGVGPYYENHGYQPESLYPAPPATVPSVYVAYPAAYYPPAVPQYTPRVLTQASTPAVRTQPKSPSGTACTAKAKKALCITISLGAVLAGAAVTAVLLWKFMENKCSVSGIECGSSGTCISPSHWCDGVLHCPSGEDENRCVRLYGPNFILQVYSAQRKSWHPVCQDDWSDSYGRAACQDMGYRNSFYSSQGIVDDSGASSFMKLNTSAGNTDLYKKLYHSDICASKTVVSLRCIECGVAGKTMRQSRIVGGSSASPGDWPWQVSLHVQGTHVCGGSIITPEWIVTAAHCVEEPLNNPRYWTVFAGVLRQSFMFYGHGYRVGKVISHPSYDSKTKNNDIALMKLQTPLTFSDKVKPVCLPNPGMMLEPNQSCWISGWGATHEKGKTSDELNAVMVPLIEPWRCNSKYVYNSLVTPAMICAGYLRGGTDSCQGDSGGPLVTLKSRIWWLIGDTSWGSGCAKANRPGVYGNVTVFTDWIYRQMRANS, encoded by the exons ATGGCTTTGAACGCA GGATCACCGCCGGGAGTTGGACCTTACTATGAAAACCATGGATACCAGCCCGAAAGCCTGTATCCGGCGCCGCCGGCCACGGTCCCCAGTGTCTACGTGGCGTATCCAGCCGCGTACTACCCGCCCGCGGTGCCCCAGTACACCCCCAGGGTGCTGACCCAGGCTTCGACACCCGCCGTCCGCACGCAGCCCAAGTCCCCATCGGGGACTGCGTGTACCGCAA aggcCAAGAAGGCGCTGTGCATCACCATCTCCCTGGGGGCCGTCCTGGCGGGAGCCGCCGTGACTGCGGTTCTGCTCTGGAAGTTCA TGGAGAACAAATGCTCCGTGTCCGGGATAGAGTGCGGCTCGTCGGGAACCTGCATCAGCCCCTCTCACTGGTGCGACGGGGTCCTGCACTGCCCCAGCGGGGAGGACGAGAACCGATGCG TTCGCCTCTACGGCCCGAACTTCATCCTCCAGGTGTACTCCGCCCAGAGGAAGTCCTGGCACCCCGTGTGTCAGGACGACTGGAGCGACAGCTACGGGAGGGCCGCCTGCCAGGACATGGGCTACCG GAATAGTTTTTATTCTAGCCAAGGGATCGTGGATGACAGCGGAGCCTCCAGCTTTATGAAGCTGAACACAAGTGCCGGCAATACGGACCTGTACAAGAAGCTGTACCACAG TGACATCTGCGCCTCGAAAACAGTGGTTTCTTTGCGTTGTATAG AGTGCGGGGTCGCGGGGAAGACGATGCGCCAGAGCCGGATCGTGGGCGGGAGCAGCGCGTCCCCGGGGGACTGGCCCTGGCAGGTCAGCCTGCACGTGCAGGGCACCCACGTCTGCGGGGGCTCCATCATCACCCCCGAGTGGATCGTGACAGCCGCCCACTGTGTGGAGGA ACCCCTGAACAACCCCCGGTACTGGACGGTCTTCGCGGGCGTGCTGAGACAGTCTTTCATGTTCTACGGACACGGATACCGAGTGGGGAAAGTGATTTCCCATCCCAGTTACGACTCCAAGACCAAGAACAACGACATCGCTCTAATGAAGTTGCAGACGCCTCTGACGTTCAGCG ACAAAGTGAAACCGGTGTGTCTGCCCAACCCCGGCATGATGCTGGAGCCGAACCAGTCCTGCTGGATTTCCGGGTGGGGGGCCACCCACGAGAAAG GGAAGACCTCGGACGAGCTGAACGCGGTCATGGTGCCGCTCATCGAGCCCTGGCGGTGCAACAGCAAGTACGTCTACAACAGCCTGGTCACGCCGGCCATGATCTGCGCCGGCTACCTGCGGGGAGGCACCGACTCCTGCCAG GGTGACAGCGGAGGTCCCCTGGTCACTTTGAAGAGCCGCATCTGGTGGCTGATTGGGGACACGAGCTGGGGATCGGGCTGCGCCAAAGCTAACAGGCCAGGCGTGTACGGAAACGTGACGGTGTTTACGGACTGGATTTACCGACAAATGAGG GCAAACAGCTAA
- the TMPRSS2 gene encoding transmembrane protease serine 2 isoform X2 — translation MKEAKKALCITISLGAVLAGAAVTAVLLWKFMENKCSVSGIECGSSGTCISPSHWCDGVLHCPSGEDENRCVRLYGPNFILQVYSAQRKSWHPVCQDDWSDSYGRAACQDMGYRNSFYSSQGIVDDSGASSFMKLNTSAGNTDLYKKLYHSDICASKTVVSLRCIECGVAGKTMRQSRIVGGSSASPGDWPWQVSLHVQGTHVCGGSIITPEWIVTAAHCVEEPLNNPRYWTVFAGVLRQSFMFYGHGYRVGKVISHPSYDSKTKNNDIALMKLQTPLTFSDKVKPVCLPNPGMMLEPNQSCWISGWGATHEKGKTSDELNAVMVPLIEPWRCNSKYVYNSLVTPAMICAGYLRGGTDSCQGDSGGPLVTLKSRIWWLIGDTSWGSGCAKANRPGVYGNVTVFTDWIYRQMRANS, via the exons ATGAAGG aggcCAAGAAGGCGCTGTGCATCACCATCTCCCTGGGGGCCGTCCTGGCGGGAGCCGCCGTGACTGCGGTTCTGCTCTGGAAGTTCA TGGAGAACAAATGCTCCGTGTCCGGGATAGAGTGCGGCTCGTCGGGAACCTGCATCAGCCCCTCTCACTGGTGCGACGGGGTCCTGCACTGCCCCAGCGGGGAGGACGAGAACCGATGCG TTCGCCTCTACGGCCCGAACTTCATCCTCCAGGTGTACTCCGCCCAGAGGAAGTCCTGGCACCCCGTGTGTCAGGACGACTGGAGCGACAGCTACGGGAGGGCCGCCTGCCAGGACATGGGCTACCG GAATAGTTTTTATTCTAGCCAAGGGATCGTGGATGACAGCGGAGCCTCCAGCTTTATGAAGCTGAACACAAGTGCCGGCAATACGGACCTGTACAAGAAGCTGTACCACAG TGACATCTGCGCCTCGAAAACAGTGGTTTCTTTGCGTTGTATAG AGTGCGGGGTCGCGGGGAAGACGATGCGCCAGAGCCGGATCGTGGGCGGGAGCAGCGCGTCCCCGGGGGACTGGCCCTGGCAGGTCAGCCTGCACGTGCAGGGCACCCACGTCTGCGGGGGCTCCATCATCACCCCCGAGTGGATCGTGACAGCCGCCCACTGTGTGGAGGA ACCCCTGAACAACCCCCGGTACTGGACGGTCTTCGCGGGCGTGCTGAGACAGTCTTTCATGTTCTACGGACACGGATACCGAGTGGGGAAAGTGATTTCCCATCCCAGTTACGACTCCAAGACCAAGAACAACGACATCGCTCTAATGAAGTTGCAGACGCCTCTGACGTTCAGCG ACAAAGTGAAACCGGTGTGTCTGCCCAACCCCGGCATGATGCTGGAGCCGAACCAGTCCTGCTGGATTTCCGGGTGGGGGGCCACCCACGAGAAAG GGAAGACCTCGGACGAGCTGAACGCGGTCATGGTGCCGCTCATCGAGCCCTGGCGGTGCAACAGCAAGTACGTCTACAACAGCCTGGTCACGCCGGCCATGATCTGCGCCGGCTACCTGCGGGGAGGCACCGACTCCTGCCAG GGTGACAGCGGAGGTCCCCTGGTCACTTTGAAGAGCCGCATCTGGTGGCTGATTGGGGACACGAGCTGGGGATCGGGCTGCGCCAAAGCTAACAGGCCAGGCGTGTACGGAAACGTGACGGTGTTTACGGACTGGATTTACCGACAAATGAGG GCAAACAGCTAA